From a region of the Neobacillus niacini genome:
- a CDS encoding 2-keto-4-pentenoate hydratase, with the protein MSQYKEIANYLVSAEEERREVPKVTVSLKPDLTVEEAYLVQQEIVNRKLNEGRRIVGPKMGLTSFAKMKQMGIEEPIYGYVFDYMLIENGGKVRLSDVIHPKVEAEVAFVMGEDLEGPGITGAQVLAKTEYVLPALEIIDSRYENFQFTLPDVIADNASTSRVVFGTALKKPEQFELDLVGATLSINGEIKELGAGAAVLGHPAHSVAMLANMLARKGDKVKKGDVILTGGITAAVKLNFGDIVTGKFDGFGEVSFTVTD; encoded by the coding sequence ATGAGTCAATATAAGGAAATTGCCAATTACCTCGTTTCAGCGGAGGAAGAAAGGCGTGAAGTTCCGAAGGTTACTGTGAGCCTGAAGCCGGATTTGACGGTGGAGGAAGCCTATCTTGTTCAACAAGAAATCGTAAACCGCAAATTAAATGAAGGAAGAAGAATTGTTGGTCCTAAGATGGGCTTAACAAGCTTTGCCAAAATGAAGCAAATGGGCATTGAAGAGCCTATCTATGGATATGTTTTCGATTATATGTTGATTGAAAATGGCGGCAAAGTTCGCTTAAGTGATGTGATTCATCCGAAAGTAGAGGCAGAAGTTGCTTTTGTGATGGGGGAAGATCTTGAGGGTCCTGGAATAACCGGGGCACAGGTTCTTGCGAAAACGGAATACGTTCTTCCGGCATTGGAAATCATCGACAGCCGTTATGAAAACTTCCAATTTACGTTGCCGGATGTGATTGCGGACAATGCATCAACATCACGGGTTGTGTTTGGAACAGCCTTGAAAAAACCGGAACAATTTGAACTGGACCTTGTCGGCGCAACGCTTTCGATTAATGGTGAAATCAAGGAATTGGGTGCAGGAGCTGCTGTCCTAGGACACCCCGCCCATTCTGTCGCGATGCTGGCAAATATGCTGGCAAGGAAGGGTGACAAGGTAAAGAAGGGTGACGTGATCCTAACTGGCGGCATTACGGCTGCTGTTAAGTTGAACTTTGGCGATATCGTAACCGGAAAATTTGATGGTTTTGGTGAAGTGTCATTTACAGTTACTGACTAG
- the pobA gene encoding 4-hydroxybenzoate 3-monooxygenase has translation MRTQVGIIGAGPAGLLLSHLLHLQGIDSIILESRSREEIEGTIRAGVLEQGTVDLLNATGVGARMMKEGHIHHGIELQFNGRRHRIDMHELTGGKKITVYAQHEVIKDLVAARLEAGAKIFFNVKDVRLHQIKTSSPIIRFLPENATDFEELNCDFIAGCDGFHGPSRKAIPLNLRVEKQKIYPFGWLGILAKTPQVNPELIYSNHERGFALISTRSPEIQRHYIQVDPKDDIANWSDDRIWSELHARVDMDGWSILDGPIIQKNIVSMRSFVCETMRYGNLFLVGDAAHIVPPTGAKGLNLAAADVQVLAKGLSEYFHSGEEDLLNRYSEICLRRIWKAQRFSYWMTTMLHRNFEQSSFEYNIQLAELDYVTSSHAAATSLAENYVGLPMEIQTNYSIKI, from the coding sequence ATGCGTACTCAAGTAGGAATAATTGGAGCAGGTCCTGCAGGACTTTTGTTGTCACATTTATTGCATCTGCAAGGGATTGATTCTATCATTCTAGAATCTCGCTCGCGTGAAGAAATTGAAGGAACAATTCGTGCAGGTGTATTAGAGCAAGGAACAGTCGATTTATTGAATGCAACTGGTGTCGGTGCCCGAATGATGAAGGAAGGGCATATCCACCATGGAATTGAATTGCAATTTAATGGTAGAAGACATCGAATCGATATGCATGAACTGACTGGAGGAAAAAAGATTACTGTATATGCTCAACATGAGGTGATTAAAGATTTAGTTGCAGCCCGTCTAGAAGCAGGAGCTAAAATTTTCTTTAATGTCAAGGATGTCAGACTTCATCAAATCAAAACTTCTTCCCCTATAATCCGATTCCTGCCAGAAAATGCAACAGATTTTGAAGAATTAAACTGTGATTTTATTGCAGGCTGTGATGGATTTCATGGCCCGAGCCGAAAGGCAATTCCATTAAACCTACGGGTTGAAAAACAAAAAATATATCCCTTTGGCTGGCTGGGAATTCTAGCAAAAACACCACAGGTCAATCCTGAATTGATTTATTCCAACCATGAAAGAGGATTCGCGTTAATAAGCACAAGGTCTCCTGAAATTCAGCGGCACTATATCCAAGTAGATCCAAAGGATGATATTGCGAATTGGTCAGATGACCGTATTTGGTCAGAACTACATGCAAGGGTTGACATGGATGGCTGGAGCATACTAGATGGACCAATTATTCAAAAGAATATTGTTTCCATGCGCAGCTTTGTATGTGAAACGATGCGTTATGGAAACCTATTCCTCGTGGGAGATGCCGCTCATATTGTTCCTCCAACCGGTGCGAAAGGGTTAAATTTAGCAGCAGCCGACGTTCAAGTATTGGCAAAGGGCTTGAGTGAATATTTTCACTCTGGTGAGGAAGATTTGCTAAATCGTTATTCAGAAATTTGTCTTCGCCGTATTTGGAAAGCTCAAAGGTTCTCTTATTGGATGACGACCATGCTGCATCGTAACTTTGAACAAAGCTCTTTTGAATATAACATTCAACTGGCTGAGTTAGATTATGTGACTTCCTCACATGCAGCGGCGACCAGTCTAGCAGAAAATTACGTCGGGTTACCGATGGAAATTCAGACTAATTATTCGATAAAAATATAA
- a CDS encoding 4-oxalocrotonate tautomerase yields the protein MPIIQVQMMEGRPKEKVAELIRNVTNTVSETLDAPKENIRVIVTEIPKTHWGKAGEPVEK from the coding sequence ATGCCTATTATTCAAGTGCAAATGATGGAAGGAAGACCAAAAGAAAAAGTAGCAGAATTAATTCGCAATGTAACGAATACAGTTTCGGAGACCTTGGATGCTCCAAAAGAGAATATACGAGTAATCGTAACCGAGATCCCTAAGACGCATTGGGGAAAAGCCGGTGAGCCTGTAGAAAAATAA
- a CDS encoding extradiol ring-cleavage dioxygenase: MTIEFSMLAPHVPSMCHEDLVPEFQKDMAAAMKEIGKQLKEINPDVIVLVSCHWPSTFFHYVDCTPVHKGILTAFEAPDLIKDVAYHYPGDEELANQLVNAGVEAGLQVQGVNDPYYLWDYGSVVPLRYLVPNEDIPVINLSVTLAANLEETYKWGQTIAKVLRETDKKVVFVSSGALSHNLVRGRHNTPTVTEHAMDKQFIEFMMNKNYQAAYEMLPEYARHARVESGGRHLAMLFSMIEDGWEPAYLADGQSSGSWNAVITFGKKVVTLPETTEETEFAK, translated from the coding sequence ATGACGATTGAATTTAGTATGTTGGCTCCTCACGTTCCGAGTATGTGTCATGAGGATTTAGTACCGGAATTCCAAAAGGATATGGCTGCTGCTATGAAGGAAATTGGGAAACAGTTGAAGGAAATAAATCCAGATGTAATTGTATTGGTTTCCTGTCATTGGCCGTCTACTTTCTTCCATTATGTAGACTGCACGCCAGTTCATAAAGGAATTCTCACCGCTTTTGAAGCACCGGATTTAATAAAGGATGTTGCTTATCATTACCCTGGTGATGAAGAATTGGCTAATCAATTAGTAAACGCAGGAGTAGAAGCAGGACTCCAGGTTCAAGGTGTGAATGATCCTTATTATCTTTGGGATTATGGCAGTGTTGTTCCTTTGCGATACTTGGTACCAAATGAAGATATTCCGGTAATTAATTTATCTGTCACCTTGGCAGCCAATTTAGAAGAAACATATAAATGGGGGCAAACAATTGCCAAAGTTTTAAGAGAGACTGATAAGAAGGTTGTTTTTGTTTCCAGCGGTGCATTGTCTCATAATTTAGTCCGCGGCAGACATAATACGCCGACGGTTACGGAACATGCGATGGATAAACAGTTTATTGAATTTATGATGAATAAGAATTATCAAGCAGCTTATGAAATGCTGCCTGAATATGCGAGGCATGCCAGGGTAGAGTCAGGAGGACGTCACCTTGCCATGTTGTTCAGTATGATAGAGGATGGCTGGGAGCCGGCATATCTGGCAGATGGTCAATCGTCCGGCAGCTGGAATGCTGTTATAACATTTGGAAAAAAAGTAGTTACACTCCCTGAAACGACGGAAGAAACCGAATTTGCTAAATAA